The nucleotide window GGGAGGAAGGCCCAGTGCACTTCCAGCTACACATCCATCCAGAGGAAGAAGGGAGTGGCATCAAGATCCAGTAAACTACCTTTTCAGTCAATAAAGATATTGTCTGACATACCACCAGTGTGACATATTGCTCCATAACCTGAAGCATTTTGTTAAGGGGAGACCATATGATAATTAAAaattttgatcatttaaaaaatttaatgCCACAGCACCTTCAAAAATTGATTCAGTTGACAGATCAAcctgcaacaacaaaaaaaaaattcaaacaaatggtGGCTTtcaaaacttttatttttcctccgttacattttttttttccctcatttaaGTCGAGTCATTAGAGaagattttaaattatgttgGTACACAGCTAAAACACTCCAGTCTGTTCTTTGGTACCTAAAAATAAGGCATCTACAGCAACTAATGCTTAAGTGATCCCAGCCAAGATAACACATAGTGGTTCCACACCAGCAACGTCTGGCCCATTCCAGCAGAACAACTAGGATTCACATCCAGTCTGCCCAGTGCAAGAATAAAAAGCATCAACAGCAACCATGTTCACAATTATATACTTTCATTGTGCTAAACCAACTTGCCACAAATTTAGAATGCATTCACACAGTTCAGTTTTTCCAAGAAATTCTCTATATTTTCCACAGATGGTACTAGGAATTACATGAGCTGGATTTCATTCAATTCAAGTATCACATCTTACAAAGAGTTTCAGCAGAAGATAAATACAACATACCTACGGTTTGGTGTGAGGTTTTCATAAATTTTAAAGTTGTGTGTTTCTAAAGCACATTGAaccatttttccccatttcattgtttttaaccTGAAAAGGCTGTCAATGTCTCAATAgtcaaattcagtttttttggttATATGAACCAATTAAAGCCTCATGCTTGCAAGCATTATGACTACAACAGTAAAGCCTATATAGATAAACTTATGGTCTTGAATTTCTCTTGCCATGCTTATTGAAACTGTCTTCCTTCAAGCTGTCaatgaaataaagttttaatCCCCACTTTGCCCAGTTTGAAATTTTTAGTGCCTTTAAAATTGCTTGTCACCAAGTTCATCAACAGGTACTGGCTACTCATCAGAACACTCATATGTGTAACACAATTCTCAACCAATATTGTAGGGTGGCATGCTTTagaatttcttttgtttgtgccTTTAACAGAAATACCCGTTTTGATTGATGCTGCTCCAATCTTTGAATGCCAGCTTTAAATGCTCTGgcttcaaattaaattatgcCGGACCACCCCCTCCCTAACACTTATGAAAAGCTGCCCATTTcacttattaatttatttaattcaccAATACTAGAGACATATCCATACATGGATCCtcttcaaaacaaacaggaaggaaaGCAGCACAGAAGAGCCACAATGATCAGGCAGGTAAGTACTGCTCCTCAGCTATGACCTGATGACCTGACCTGATAAGAAATTTCCCCTCTGCCtttttgacacatttaaaaatttgaTATTTCCCATGTTTTCTCTATACTTTTGCTACAAAACCAATACATCAATTCCCTTGTCAAAGGTGTTACACTGATCTTTTTCAGTGGGTTTTGCATCAGTGTACGGTGTAAACACGTTTCACTAAAACTTTGCTTAACTTGTTGCTCATTACTAAAATACTGTGAATACTTTAACAATGGTGACAGAGTGcatgccaaaaaaaacatttcaagaaaAATTCAAGACCCAAAGTATGCAAGGCTTACATCTGTATCAttggtaataaataaataaataaatacaactctAAAGCGAGACTAGCCATATTACTTATCTGTGGGTTTCTCCCACTGTTAAAGTTACTCCAATTTCAGCTCAAAGAGAAAATCACAAAAGCACAATCTGAATTTATTATAACCTAAGCATTGCAGTACTAACTGTTATACTGTCCACTAGCCTGGGACATCCCAGCAGCAAGTATATAATATTTTGTGAAGACATAGTGCTATATCCTGCATGACATCAGATGATCATGGGCAATACTTACAACATTGATTTACAATCATTAAAGGGTGTTTCGCTGTTTTGGTTTTCAAACAAGCCATGTACAGTACAAAGTTTCAATTACCAGATATGTGATTTGAGGTCACATAAGGAGGATTCACACGCTAGTCTACACTTATGATCATCAGCCACCCAACAATACTAGGTAACAGGGAGGGAGACCTGCCCACTACCTGTTGGAGAAACTTTGACATTTGTGATAGGCTAACCCAGCATACGacacaaacacctacacacaagcacacatccctatttctccctctcacacacagatgcacccacacacacacacactactgatCTATGCCATCTAAAGGTATATGCCCCTATGAACTCACTAGCACCTAAAAATACTGCTTATTTTAAGTATTAGCAAGTTGGTATGAGGAAGTAAAAAAAGGCTAATATTGCATTGTTATTGCTCTTTTGTCCAACTTGTATgtgtataaaatgaaaactacCTGAAGAACTAacttgtatatatacataattacaccataaaaatgtaagtaatgaCATACATGCTAGCCATTTAAGAGATGGTTTTAATTGGCTATATACAGCATAGTAAAAAGAGATTCACATACTAAGAATATACAAACAGGAtgacaaaacaatgttttaaatagAGCCACTAGATTACCCTCCTCACAAATCACCGAAGGTCTTCTGGGGCACAGATGGAATGCCGGCAACACTAATATCATGTGGAAAATGCTGCTCGACAGCTCCTATCACACAAGGCTCCGAGACTGATGGCTATGGCAGGAAAGAGGACATGCTTatccctgccctctccctctcctggtCCAAAGTGAAGATGCCTCCTCAGGATGATGGGAGGATGACATAAGTGAAGAGGGCCATGATGGCGGCGCTGATGAGGCCAGAGACGGGCACAGTCACAAACCAGGCCATGAAGATGTTGCGGAACAGGCGCCAGTCCACCGCCTTCTTGGAGCGGAGCAGGCCCACAGCTACCACCGAGCCCACCTGCACACACGGCAGGATTGGTCTTTAAGTCCCAataacaacacaacaacagtCTCCCCTTTACTCAAGTCTCCTGTTGCTAAGGATCTCCCtctaaactgaaaaatgtgttatcTGAATCAAACTGGTACAGGCTTTCACTAATGGACATGACTGTACCTCCCTTTGACTTTGTCTGGGTTGTTTCTATGGAAGCTGGCTACTGCAGCCAACCCCCACAAACCAACATATCACCAGGGATCATTACAGCTTCAGACACACTGATAGACATACATGCATTTCCTTATACACTGTACATTAATCTTGGCTTCTCCGTAAAACGACACAGCTCTAGGAAGGAGCCTCCCAGACTGCATTCTCCTTGAAGTGCTTACCTTGCAGTGGGTGGTGCTAATGGGAAGGCCGACGTTTGAGGCAACAACCACAGTCAGGGCAGAGGCCAGTTCAATGCTGAAACCACTGTgaggcaaacaaaaacaaaaaaaaaaaaaaaaaaaaaaaaaaaaaaaaaaaaacatttctcgAGTCACGCAACAGTTTTCCAGTGGACTGCAGCAAAGGCCAATCGAAATAATGAGCAGTACGGTGGACTGCAGaagaaaatgcactgaatgtaaTGGATAACAATCCACAAAGCATATGGTTGTGTACCTGGAGGGGGTGATGGGGGTCAGGTCCTTGCCCATGGTCTGGATGACCCTGCGACCCCACACCCAGAGCCCGGCGCAGATGCCAACACCTCCGTATAGCAGCAGCCAGATCGGCGTGGAGGTGCTCCTCGTCGTCCCCGTGTCGTACACCAGCCAGACGGCCACCAGCGGCCCGATGGCATTACTGAGGGGGAGAAGGAGTGTCGCAACTTCAAACACGCGCCCTGCTCTGTAGGTGTACATAATCCATCTGCCCTGCAAATCATCAATTATTCATCAAGGATTAAATATGCTAATGGGGAGCAACGAGTCAGAGGAACACTGCGAATGCCAAACAAGTTCCCTCTCCCTACCTGACATCATTGCCGCCGTGGGCGAAGGAGCCGAAGCAAGCGGTGAGGATCTGCAGGAACTGGAAGAGCAGCGACACCTCGGGCCGGTCGCCCTTCGACCCCTCGTCCTCCAGCGGGTCCGGGTTGGCTCCCCGGTCCAGGACCTCCAGtgccacctctccctccccgaGGCCCTCGAGGGCACCCTTCTCCGCCATGGAGTTGCAGTAGCTGGTGTAGCTGTCGATCCGCACCCGCTTCTTCTCCTGCACCACCGCGGCCCGCTCCTTGTCCAGCTCCTCGCTGGGCTTGAACTCGCCCTCCTTGGGCCTGAAGTCGCCGCGCATGCCGCAGATTGCCATGGTGTAGGAGGTGTAGCTGTTGTTGCGCCGCATGGGCCGCTCGCCCGACTCGCCCATGCAGTCGCCCACCTTGGCCAGGTGCAGCTTGTGCAGCAGCTCCTTGTACAGGCCTGAGTCCTTGTGCACTGTGTGGTACTGGCTGTAGCCGTTGCTGGGGATGTGGGCCGGCCCGTTGCTGAACTGAACTTGGCTCCCATTTTGGACTGTGGGAACAACAAGCAGCAATCGACTAAGTAACAAGAGGGGACCAAGGGCACATAAGGATATACCAGACTTTAAATGCCATGCATGATAAAACCAGGGATATTTATGTCGTGAAGACATTTCACAGAGTGACTAGGGTACGCCTCAGAAAAATATCACCAAACTAAGGtcatattacattttcacattagtAGGAGATGATTGACACCATATTAAATTGAAACTTGTTCATATTGAATCAATGACTCATCGACAAAGATACTGATAGGAAAAACATGTTCAATCACACAACTATAGTGGCCCACATTCAACAGTCATGCATGACCAAAAGACATCCAGGAGGACAGATGGGGAAGTCACATCAGGAGCTGAGAAAGTTTCACTCTTTCTCACTGCTTGGATTGTTTTATAAGAGATCTACAGCAGATGTAACATGCCTGCCTCTCCATCCAAATTCTTTAAACCTAATGCTTTCATTCTCAAAATTCACACCCTACTTTTGCACCAAGACTGAAAATGGCACCCATGATGATTAAACACAGAATGTTAACGTGACACTCACTGTTGTTGTTGGTGCTGTCAGAATCTTTGCTCTCCTTGTCATCTCCAATGTCCCCGTCTCCGATTTGAATGGTCACTCTCCGCTCCTCTGTGGGAGGTGGCTGAGCGGGGGGATCAGCAGAGGCAGTCTTTGGGGGGGCCTCTGGCATGGCCATCAGGCTGGGGCACTCAGGTTCTTTCTTCTCCATCAGCGGGCTCTCCGATGGGCTGCACTTAATCTCACCTGGAGGGCACacatgagtgtttgtgttaaCGTACGAGTAAAACCATTTTCTTTGCTGACCTGTGGCTCCAAGTCACACAGCATACTACTGGAGAGCTCACACCAACTGAAGGAGCAGCTCATCTCTGAATGACAACGATCACCTAAAGCAGCTGAGAGAGTCACTAAGAGGGCAAAATACAGCAGTGGCCTGAGAATCCTTGGCTGAAATAAGACCGGTCTACTCCGGTGGATTCCGGCCTGTCACAGCAGACTGGTGACATCATAGTAAGGTTGTACGTTGGTATATGCCTCAGCCTGTTCAGCCCCTTTGCTAATAGAGAGTGCGCTGATGCAATTTCATGTCCTGTGTGTGGCAACTGTAGTTTAGAGGGGAAGTGACAGTTGTTCTCAGTTTAATGAAGCTGTTCCATCTAGATAAGGAAAGATCCAACAGCCTTCTCCAGGCTGGCTCCCTtcagccttttgttttcttcatgcACTATTCCAGTTGAACTGGTTTTCTTGTTGTCATGCATCTTGGTTACTCAGATTTCATAGGAATAATGTCTCCTTAGTCCTCCTCTGACTTACCCGTTTTATTGACAATTAAGATGTCACTGACCAACAACATTATCACTGACTGCTTTAGTTTGTTGTAACAAACCATTCTGATATACCTGCTAGGAGTTTTGCGAAATGCTGTACTGTACGCTATGAACTTCAAAAAACGAGCATACGTCATACCTGAAATATAATCTAGGAATCTTTATCAATATTACATTAAGTAGAGAAACTGGCTCATAAAAATTTGGGCTtccaagaaacaaaagaaaaatacatcatGAAGTGAAGAACTTAACTTAATATGACCAGTGTCTCAAATACAGTAGGAATACAGCCAGTTATGCTGTATCTGTATcttttgctgatgttttttttgaagATATGGTCTTGCCCAATTCCATCTTCtatattttaatgagaaaaaaaaaaacattcaaatgcattcaaatatatGCAGTGGGAATATTTTGTTGGCCACGCTGTACATTTTTGCCATACAACTTATTTACTGCCAGTTTAAACCAGAGCCCTCTTAATGTGGATCAGCTCAGGACACCAGTAGACTTAACCCATAGTTATATCTCCCCGCCAGCATGTTGAGGTAAGCACAGGCTATTCCTGTCAGCAAGGCAAGGGCCAATCAGAGACTAACTCCATGACCCAATTCAGTTGTCTGTTGGACTTGGATTCCCCTGCGCACCAGACCAGCTGCCTTCTCTCCACTCATTTTGATTcattacagtgtgttttttatttaccatttaccaAAACAGATTTTTCCGAATTAAGTATATTCTATTATTGTTCCATTGAAAGGGAGACTGTTGCTGAGTTCCATTAAACTGCCAAAAATGGGCAagttgtgaaattaaaaaacGGGATGGGTTATGGCCAATATGGGTCTTAGGCATAGGTGTACATGCCCAAATTTCCACAAAACATTCAATAGTAAAAATTGGTTGAAAAAACATGCAAGTGTCTAAAATCCCAATCTCTCAGCACTCTCCATCTGTGAAGACTGGAATTCTGCATGATACATTAACGTCAGACAACCACTTTATAAGTATAAATCAACTGGTCAAGCCTGAAAACAAATAGCACAGAGTTTGAATGAAATAGTTCAAGGATGTGAAAAGACCTTGGTCAGAAGGGGGAAGTTGTCACATGAAAGGATATTTCGAGGTTACTTACTCAAGTACACACTCAAAAAAACCCCGTGTGAACTACCTCCTCACTAGCAAGCACTTAAGTATTGTGGTGCCATGACAGCCAACCACAGCATCTAGCCGGTAATGGACTTGGCTCCTTTACAAAGTCATGCCTGATATACTCACGGCAGACACTGCAGATCCTCCTCTTAAGCCAGACATGGCCTTTAAGCCACTCTGATCCCAAACCGTATGTtggaataaaatcatttttaaaaataaataaatcatctttCAGATATAGCAAATGAGATTGGCTGTCCTTGTCCTGGTCTCTGCCCCCAATTTACGCTCATGGTTGTTTTTCAGAGAATCTCTCTAGCAGAAAAAACTTGCAGTTCTTGATTTGAAATGTTCTGATACAAATAACCGCATTTAGTGACTGatacataacacattttaaatataatatctGAGATATTTCGTTTAGTACGTAACATTAGTTTTAATCTAGTCAGCTTTGAAACAAGGACATAATACAACCAACTTCAATGCCGACTTGCTCTTATTCTAGTGGTTTATGATGGGGCCACATTAACAACTTCTGAGAGCTGGGCAAGGTAAGACTTGGCTCAAATTTGCTGGGTAGTAAATGAAAAAAGCTTGTGCACCAAAAGCAGTAATATTATTGGACAATTCTTTTAAATACAGTCTTTGCCCTAGCATCCTTGACCTCAAATTGTCATCCTCCCATTAGAAACCGGGTGCGCAGGAGGCTTCATGCATCCTGGCATAATCACCAACTGGCTAAGAGCATCAAGAAGGTAAATGGTCCATGCTGTAGTTCTGGGCTCGAATCCAGAATCAAATCTGCACCCATCTGTCAGCCATTTTGGAACACTTTGCTCATCAGGTAGGAAGCATACATTATCtaaatgtgcatttctttgCTGGAACTGCTTGCTTCCAGTGACTGCATGTAAACTTAAGCTTTTAGTAATAACGTAGAAACATTAGCTGTATTAAACTCCACTGAACTAGATGACATTCACGATAAAACTGGTCAGATGCATTAGGATATTTCTAAAAACAACTAAATTGGTTAGCTTTGAGACAGCTTTTGTTGAAGATTCACTAAACTTCACCATCACTTAGCTGACTTTGTAGTGGCTGGTATAGatccattaatatttcaattcaattatAAACAATCACTCAAGTCCAGACACTTGTCATGTACAAAAATCATGCACGAATAttcaaaaaaaatcatgaattttAAACAGTACAGCCCTATCATCTCAGGGCAGGTGTGAAATTCATAATTTGGCCGGTCTTCTCTTCAAACTCTGTCTGATGCCTGAATTTAAGGCCTGCAAAACCAGTATGAATTTGGAGATTTGtgacagcacaaagacagacagacagggtacTAGAGGCAAGTCTTACGTTCGATCTTCTTCTTGAGGTGGGGACAGACGAAAAACCAGACCACGGCTGCTGTGACGGCTGCACAGGCCAGCGATATGGAAAGTGTGATGTACCAGGGGACATTCTTGAATCCCACCACTGCAGAGAACAAGGGGAAGAATGAACGAGAGGAATGACGTGTGCTGTGATGGAAGAGCAATCAATTACCAGGCTGTCAACTGCTCAAAAAGGTAGAACGAGTTGTCCAAAATAACAGTTAAAATTCAACTAGATTCTCCTAACAAAAAAGGACTGGCATTTTCACTTGCAGTACAAAAAAACGTTATATGATTCACTACGATAGCGCATACCATCGACAAGCAGATAAAAATGGGAGTAAGGAACAAGCAATAACTACCGGTAATGAGCTTTGAGCTACTGGTAATGAGTAGGTAACTAGTTTATGGGTGGAAGTTCACAACTGAATATTCAGAGCTGATTCAAGAGTTTCCGATATGTGGAAGAGGTAACGCTGAAGTTTGCTAGCAAGACTAAATCTGAGTAATAACTCTGAATAATATAACAAATGGAACAAAAGCTATGATTAGCCTTCCAGAGAACTGGTCAGCAAACTGACCATATGCTTCTGATAAGCATATTGTGTGGTGTGAAGGACTCGCCAGAAGACTGTcaaattttttttatgatttgtcTCTTAACATGGGCAATATAAGGGCTGTTACAATAATATTGAAGGGAATATCactacataaaataatacattcagaACATCATTAATTCCTGGTTATGCACTATTGATTCATACCTTAATCTCTCCATCAAATCACTCTTACTTTTCCTGTATTCCTCAAATTAAGCAGCTTTAAGGTCCCTTACTCCAAGCATGAAGTCAATCCACCTATACTTTACATGTCATGCACTAAGTCTGGCCAAAAAACTGGATTAACCTAATCTTTGTTTTAAGTAAGGCCAATAATAGGCAGCTATGCGCGTCTGGACATGTGTATATGGCATTATCACAAACAAATGGACGTGCTCCTGTCTGGCTTCTAAGGCATATGCAAAGAGCACCTGTGACCATTTAGGCATTAAAATGAGCCTTTGTGACATGCAGTCTCTTTTGCATGTCTTTACGTGAGCTTCCCTTACACAAACTGTTTAAAACTGTCCTTCCTTCAGGGCTGTAAGCATGCATTTCAGATTGTAAATTAGGTTGTTTAGTAGAAGGCATGATATGTGGTGCATGATACTCACCTGGAGCTCCTGTCAACATGATGGAAAAGAGGTTGATTGCCATGGTAAGGGCATAAAACACAGGCAATGCCTTCAGGCCATTTGGTACTGGATTCTcctgaagaaagaagaaaaaaaaaaaaagattacgTGAAACTCAGCGCCAAAACCTCACCACAAACTTGGGAAATAAGGCCAAAATAAAAGATCCCAATGTTTTCTagcagaaaacaggaagaacATTAGAAACCTATTTCAATAGAAAGATGAAAGATGAGCCCCATCTAGTATATGAGATAAGCATGAAATATGGTGTCCTACTTAGTTAGGTTCGGTTAAACCACCTTTTTTACAAACCATTACAATTATGTCCAACATTAATAGGTTATTTTTTACATACTAAAACTGCTGCTGGCTCAACAGCAATATGTGAGTAATGCAGCGAACTAAGCTCCATTACAGGGAAGttgcaacattttaaatatataaattatgcaGTTAAGATACTGTGGCATCTAACCGAGTGACTCTTCCTTGatcaacaaatgaaacaaagaaatttattttttcagttttgcaaacacaaacaatgcagcTTCTTCATTGATTATGAAAATTGGTCTGACATTTGTCAGGCACCTACGAGTGGTGAAGTCTTTACTGATAGCACACTGAAGCACAATATCCCCTAATTGGCATTAGCTCTATACTGCGGTTGCATATACTCGATTCCTATTCAAGCACTAGAAAAACAATTCTCCAACAACTGCTGGTAACactattattttgtaaatatttgtattttttttgtaaatctcttttttttttacaaggtagggggttattattgttgttactgttacAGAAATTATAGCTCCTATTCTAACATTCATGTTTCTTATTTGTCCTTACTTTAACACATATCACCTGATTCCTGCAACATTCAGCAATTTCTGACATTAGTACTGTAGAGGGATGTTCTATTTAAAGTACTGTAGTGTATTTTTGAATAATGGAGTACTTACAGCAGTATTAGTACTTTACAGTAAAGTCAAGTAAATACAAGACATTGAATATTACAGTCCACTGAAAAGTAACGAAAACAGGACTCTTGACTCCTTACCTTTTTCAAGATAAAAATATTGAGAAAGTAGAAGAGAATTGCAGACATTATCCCAGACAGGAGGGGAGACAGAAACCAAGAACCAACTGTAAAGAAAGAAATTATTCAGTATTAATGAATGCTAATATTAATGTACGTGACTGGCCCATTTCAACACTCACATGAACTGTGATCTAAAGAACTGCATCACAAATGAATTCTTTATGAATTTGACAAATATGCCAACTGTAATGGTAAAACTTTAAGTGGAGTATGACAGTGGTGAGAGGCACGTGAAGAAAAGACTAACTGTTTAAGACAGATTTCTACCCTCTTAAAATAgttaaatcattacatttaagCATTTCATCACCCTGTTAAAAAATCGTGTGGACATACCAATCCTGAGCAGCTCCATCCACTTCAGCCCTTGTTGGCCCTTAGGTACAACCAAGTTGTAACCGATGGTggctcccacaatgcaatgaGTACCAGAGATGGGGAGCTTCAAAAATGAAGCTATCAACTGCCATACAGCAGAACCTGAAAGACATCCCAGAAAAGATTAGCTGGGACCATCTACAGGTAGAAACATGCTATGCCATTGTACTAGCATTTTGGCTTCAAAAACAGCAGTCGCAAGCTCATAGACAACCCTTCCTGCAGacaacacattttacagcataATTAAGTCCACTTGCTTAAAATGTCACAACCAGAGTCAAACAGCATATTTAAACAGTAAAGTCAAACATGAAAGTTCAAAGTACATCAGACTTACGGATGACCATCTTTCACTTCATTTTAGAAGCATGAGCACAAATAGCTTGTCTCCTTATTGGTACGATAAGGTCCGagttcaaactgaaaataacacatGGACCACACTGCTACTCACCAAACATGGCACTGACGCAGCCAGCCATCAGCAGGTGTTCAGAGCCATCGTACATGCTGATGTTAACTATGCCATTGCGGATGGTCTCGCTAACCTTGCTTCCCAACAGCACAGACCCCAGCGTCTCAAACACAGTGGCCAGGATGCAGGCCTGCCGAAGTGTGACTACCCCAGAGCCTACTGCTGTACCGAAGGAGTTGGCCACATCATTGGCTCCTACCGAAAAGGCTAAGACGAAGGCAATGATGAAGGCCACCACCAACAGCCATGTGTATTCAGTCATTGGTGCGTGGATGGCCAGAGCCACAGTTGCGGCCAGTGTTACAGTAGCCACAGTTGCCATTGTTTAGAATGTAGTAACTTAACACTTTCTATTTAATGATCTTACTTTTAAGGCAAGAGTATCTGATATTAAATAgtattttaaagacaaaatgtgTCTAAAATTTAGCAATGTTGAATCTAtcaaaaaaatctgataatgctttgattttaaatttgatAAGCGGCCCAGGCCTCCTCTGTGCTTCAATCAGAAAAATTCTAATGTAAATAAACTGATATGCCTGGTTCAGATTCAAAAGGCAAAGATGGGAAGAGCTGGGGGTAAAATGGAGATTATGGCT belongs to Megalops cyprinoides isolate fMegCyp1 chromosome 5, fMegCyp1.pri, whole genome shotgun sequence and includes:
- the LOC118777400 gene encoding sodium-dependent phosphate transporter 1-B-like, encoding MATVATVTLAATVALAIHAPMTEYTWLLVVAFIIAFVLAFSVGANDVANSFGTAVGSGVVTLRQACILATVFETLGSVLLGSKVSETIRNGIVNISMYDGSEHLLMAGCVSAMFGSAVWQLIASFLKLPISGTHCIVGATIGYNLVVPKGQQGLKWMELLRIVGSWFLSPLLSGIMSAILFYFLNIFILKKENPVPNGLKALPVFYALTMAINLFSIMLTGAPVVGFKNVPWYITLSISLACAAVTAAVVWFFVCPHLKKKIEREIKCSPSESPLMEKKEPECPSLMAMPEAPPKTASADPPAQPPPTEERRVTIQIGDGDIGDDKESKDSDSTNNNIQNGSQVQFSNGPAHIPSNGYSQYHTVHKDSGLYKELLHKLHLAKVGDCMGESGERPMRRNNSYTSYTMAICGMRGDFRPKEGEFKPSEELDKERAAVVQEKKRVRIDSYTSYCNSMAEKGALEGLGEGEVALEVLDRGANPDPLEDEGSKGDRPEVSLLFQFLQILTACFGSFAHGGNDVSNAIGPLVAVWLVYDTGTTRSTSTPIWLLLYGGVGICAGLWVWGRRVIQTMGKDLTPITPSSGFSIELASALTVVVASNVGLPISTTHCKVGSVVAVGLLRSKKAVDWRLFRNIFMAWFVTVPVSGLISAAIMALFTYVILPSS